The genomic segment GTCCTCGGTGGTGAGGATCTTCGTGAGCTTGACGAGCGCGGAGGTGATCGCCGGCGCTCCGGCGTCCTTCGCATTCAGGACCGGAGTGACGTTGTCCGCGTTCTGGAGCTTCTTGTCGTCCTCCAGGAACACCAGCCCGTAGCTGTCCAGCACGGCGTCCGTGGTGGTCGTGAGGACGAGTTGGTCCTTGCCGTCCTTGACCGCCTGCTTGGACTGCGGGGTGCCGACTCCCTTGGGGTCGATTCCGGTGACGTCAATGCCGTACGTCTTCTTCAGCCCCGGTGCGCAGAACGGCCGCACCTCGCACTCGTCGCCCGCCGCGATCTTCACCTTCAGCTTCGACCGACCAAGATCGGAAAGCGTCTTGAGGTTGTTCTTCTCAGCGAATTCCTTGGTCACCGCGAACGCGTTCTGGTCCGCGGCCAGACCGGGGTCCAGCACCTTCAGTCCGCGCGGTTCGGCCAGCTTCCGCAACGCCGTGACGGTGGCCGTCGCGTCCCCGGAGGCGACCGGCTTCTCCTCGGCCGCCTTCGGGCCGTTCACCTTCGCGTTGAGGAATTCGGCGATCGTCGCCGCGTATTCCGGCACGATGTCGATCTCCCCCTTCTCCAGCGAGGGCTCGTACAGCTCACGGTTCTTCACCGTGGTGATCGAGGTGCTGAATCCGGCGTCGTCGAGGGTCTGCGCGTACAGCTCGGCGAGCACCTTGGACTCGGTGAAGGACGCGGCGCCGACGACCAGCGTCCCCTGCTTGTCCGCACCGCCGCCCGACGCCGAGTCGGGGCCCTTGTCCTTCTCCAGGCTGTCGCCACCGCAGGCGGCGAGCGAACCCGCCAGCGCGACCATGCCGACGACCGCACCCGCTATGCGCGAGGTCCTGCTCATGATGTTCTCCGTCCACAACACATGGGTTACAAGGAAATGAGGGGCCGCAGCGGACCGGCCCACAG from the Streptomyces sp. AM 4-1-1 genome contains:
- a CDS encoding ABC transporter substrate-binding protein, whose protein sequence is MSRTSRIAGAVVGMVALAGSLAACGGDSLEKDKGPDSASGGGADKQGTLVVGAASFTESKVLAELYAQTLDDAGFSTSITTVKNRELYEPSLEKGEIDIVPEYAATIAEFLNAKVNGPKAAEEKPVASGDATATVTALRKLAEPRGLKVLDPGLAADQNAFAVTKEFAEKNNLKTLSDLGRSKLKVKIAAGDECEVRPFCAPGLKKTYGIDVTGIDPKGVGTPQSKQAVKDGKDQLVLTTTTDAVLDSYGLVFLEDDKKLQNADNVTPVLNAKDAGAPAITSALVKLTKILTTEDLAELNRKVDAERAKPADAAEEYLKAKGVIKK